Below is a genomic region from Camelina sativa cultivar DH55 unplaced genomic scaffold, Cs unpScaffold04243, whole genome shotgun sequence.
TAAGTGATGTAAAGGAAGCCATCTTCGTCCTTCTTATCCTCGTAGACACTTGACATTAGCTCTCCAGTAGGAGGAAGAACATTGTCTACGAATATGAAGATAGCCTTCTCGGCGCTTAGTTTGATCCTCTTCCGAATCACATACACAAACTGACCAACTGTTAGGTCTGATGGCACAAGG
It encodes:
- the LOC104774643 gene encoding autophagy-related protein 8e-like, yielding SNTGCLFLQVSDHYFYWLQVIVEKAEKSEVPNIDKKKYLVPSDLTVGQFVYVIRKRIKLSAEKAIFIFVDNVLPPTGELMSSVYEDKKDEDGFLYI